A genome region from Thermomonospora amylolytica includes the following:
- a CDS encoding polyprenol monophosphomannose synthase, with protein sequence MPTPRGPRRDPGRVLVIIPTYNERENLERIVARVRAAAPAADVLVVDDASPDGTGELADRLAAGDSHVHVLHRSGKQGLGAAYIAGFRWGLERDYDVLVEMDADGSHQPEELPALLDALADADLVIGARWIPGGKVVNWPRHREALSRGANVYARLMLGTPLHDATGGYRAFRASTLRKIGLDGVDSRGYCFQIDLALRALQEGLRVREVPITFVEREHGASKMSGDIVAEAMWKVTRWGVRARLGRRPGRS encoded by the coding sequence ATGCCCACACCTCGCGGTCCACGCCGGGATCCCGGCCGTGTCCTGGTCATCATCCCGACCTACAACGAGCGGGAGAACCTGGAACGGATCGTCGCGCGGGTGCGGGCGGCGGCCCCCGCCGCGGACGTGCTGGTCGTCGACGACGCCAGCCCCGACGGCACCGGCGAGCTGGCCGACCGGCTCGCCGCCGGCGACTCCCACGTGCACGTGCTGCACCGGTCCGGGAAGCAGGGGCTGGGCGCCGCCTACATCGCCGGTTTCCGCTGGGGCCTGGAGCGCGACTACGACGTGCTGGTGGAGATGGACGCCGACGGCTCCCACCAGCCCGAGGAGCTGCCCGCCCTGCTGGACGCCCTCGCCGACGCCGACCTGGTCATCGGGGCCCGCTGGATCCCCGGCGGCAAGGTCGTCAACTGGCCCCGCCACCGCGAGGCCCTGTCGCGCGGCGCCAACGTCTACGCCCGCCTCATGCTCGGCACCCCCCTGCACGACGCCACCGGCGGCTACCGGGCGTTCCGCGCCTCCACCCTCCGCAAGATCGGGCTGGACGGGGTGGACTCGCGCGGCTACTGCTTCCAGATCGACCTGGCGCTGCGGGCCCTGCAGGAGGGGCTGCGGGTGCGGGAGGTGCCGATCACGTTCGTGGAGCGCGAGCACGGCGCCAGCAAGATGAGCGGCGACATCGTTGCCGAGGCCATGTGGAAGGTGACCCGCTGGGGCGTCCGCGCCCGGCTGGGCCGCCGCCCCGGCCGCTCGTGA
- the lnt gene encoding apolipoprotein N-acyltransferase: protein MAPNTLPGTQPADTEAVPSRRPARLWRGGRAGWPRTLAAAAAGLVMWPAFPPYDLWPLAPVGVALLTVALYGLGPRAALWPSLWCGVVFFLPALSGIVKIGPDGWILLSVVQALYFMPMGAGIALAARLPGWPVWTAALWVAQELVRGRVPFGGFPWARLVFSQTDTPFTGYAAVGGAPLVTFLTALCGTLLAYALLRGPLPAVVARRLPGAAPRTLRPLAVAAAGVLAIGVAGPLVPTPTGGRPVTVAVIQGNVPRLGLDFNAQRRAVLDNHVRRTHELAALVRAGRVARPELVVWPENSSDLDPYTDPEARALIDAAVKDVGVPVLVGAVVDSADPRHVENRGIVWDPAGGPGAYYVKRHPVPFGEYLPFRPVLTKLITRFERIPRDFTQGGPPGLLRLGPVRVGDVICFEVAYDEVVRDVAAGELLVVQTNNATYGRTSLPPQQLAMSRLRAVEHGRTVLVAATSGISAIIAPDGRLIDRSAEFVPDIQVAAVPARTAPTLADRLGPWPERALALLAVAAVAVAARRTRTTEGA from the coding sequence GTGGCCCCGAACACCCTGCCCGGCACGCAGCCCGCCGACACCGAGGCCGTCCCGTCCCGGCGGCCCGCGCGGCTGTGGCGCGGCGGCCGGGCCGGGTGGCCGCGGACCCTGGCCGCTGCCGCCGCCGGGCTGGTGATGTGGCCGGCGTTCCCCCCGTACGACCTGTGGCCGCTGGCCCCGGTGGGGGTGGCGCTGCTCACCGTGGCGCTGTACGGGCTGGGGCCGCGCGCGGCGCTGTGGCCGTCGCTGTGGTGCGGGGTGGTGTTCTTCCTGCCCGCCCTGTCGGGCATCGTGAAGATCGGCCCCGACGGGTGGATCCTGCTGAGCGTCGTGCAGGCCCTGTACTTCATGCCGATGGGCGCCGGGATCGCGCTGGCGGCGCGGCTGCCGGGCTGGCCGGTGTGGACGGCGGCGCTGTGGGTGGCGCAGGAACTGGTGCGCGGGCGGGTCCCGTTCGGCGGGTTCCCCTGGGCCAGGCTGGTGTTCAGCCAGACCGACACCCCGTTCACCGGCTACGCCGCCGTGGGCGGGGCGCCGCTGGTGACGTTCCTGACCGCCCTGTGCGGGACGCTGCTGGCGTACGCGCTGCTGCGGGGGCCGCTGCCGGCCGTGGTGGCGCGCCGCCTGCCCGGCGCCGCTCCCCGCACCCTCCGGCCGCTGGCCGTCGCGGCCGCCGGGGTGCTGGCGATCGGGGTCGCGGGGCCGCTGGTGCCGACCCCCACCGGCGGGCGGCCGGTCACCGTCGCCGTCATCCAGGGCAACGTGCCGCGGCTGGGCCTGGACTTCAACGCCCAGCGCCGCGCCGTGCTCGACAACCACGTGCGCCGCACCCACGAACTGGCCGCCCTCGTCCGCGCCGGCAGGGTCGCCCGCCCCGAGCTGGTGGTGTGGCCGGAGAACTCCAGCGACCTGGACCCCTACACCGACCCCGAGGCCCGCGCCCTCATCGACGCCGCCGTCAAGGACGTCGGCGTGCCGGTGCTGGTCGGCGCGGTCGTCGACTCCGCCGACCCGCGGCATGTGGAGAACCGCGGGATCGTGTGGGACCCGGCCGGCGGGCCCGGCGCCTACTACGTCAAACGGCATCCGGTGCCGTTCGGGGAGTACCTGCCGTTCCGGCCGGTCCTCACCAAGCTGATCACCCGGTTCGAGCGGATCCCCCGCGACTTCACCCAGGGCGGCCCGCCCGGGCTGCTGCGCCTGGGGCCCGTCCGCGTCGGCGACGTCATCTGCTTCGAGGTCGCCTACGACGAGGTCGTCCGCGACGTCGCGGCGGGCGAGCTGCTGGTCGTGCAGACCAACAACGCCACCTACGGCCGCACCAGCCTGCCGCCGCAGCAGCTGGCGATGTCCCGGCTGCGGGCCGTCGAGCACGGCCGCACCGTGCTGGTCGCCGCCACCAGCGGGATCAGCGCGATCATCGCCCCCGACGGGCGGCTGATCGACCGGTCGGCCGAGTTCGTCCCCGACATCCAGGTCGCCGCCGTCCCGGCGCGCACCGCGCCCACCCTCGCCGACCGGCTGGGCCCGTGGCCGGAACGCGCGCTGGCCCTGCTGGCCGTCGCCGCCGTCGCCGTCGCGGCCCGCCGCACCCGCACCACCGAAGGAGCCTGA
- the kal gene encoding 3-aminobutyryl-CoA ammonia lyase, which produces MTVGLTVTHRRYVPYSHAHYGGALVDGAYVLGMFGDVATEVCIRTDADEGLFASYDDVQFRAPVRAGDVLEATAVVVAAGRRSRRLEFTARVVCRADPERGPSAARVLDEPIVAVTATGTVVVPPPGT; this is translated from the coding sequence ATGACCGTGGGACTGACCGTCACGCACCGCCGCTACGTGCCCTACTCCCACGCCCACTACGGCGGTGCCCTGGTCGACGGCGCCTACGTGCTGGGCATGTTCGGTGACGTCGCCACCGAGGTGTGCATCCGCACGGACGCAGACGAGGGACTCTTCGCCTCCTACGACGACGTGCAGTTCCGCGCTCCGGTCCGGGCGGGGGACGTGCTGGAGGCCACCGCCGTCGTGGTCGCGGCGGGCCGCCGCAGCCGCCGCCTGGAGTTCACCGCCCGCGTCGTGTGCCGCGCCGACCCCGAGCGCGGCCCCTCGGCGGCCCGGGTCCTGGACGAGCCGATCGTCGCGGTGACCGCCACCGGCACCGTCGTGGTGCCGCCGCCCGGGACGTGA
- the kamE gene encoding lysine 5,6-aminomutase subunit beta: MTTAPQIIRPYGDTTGDGLVQVSFTLPVPHGARAEAAALRLAAAMGLDPAHVVHAKPMGPDFTFFIVYGRVRHLIDYADIPEPEGRAYPLLSAADVNLAIRRTLGRRLVVVGACIGTDAHTVGIDAILNVKGFAGDKGLEYYREIQVINMGAQVPVAELVERAVAEHADAVLVSQVVTQRDAHLHNTRQMAEAFGAAFPDAQGPGRGRPLLVVGGPRFGSLTPAELGVDAVFGKGTTPGEVASYLVHALLETP; encoded by the coding sequence ATGACCACCGCACCGCAGATCATCCGCCCCTACGGCGACACCACCGGCGACGGGCTGGTGCAGGTGTCGTTCACCCTGCCCGTCCCGCACGGCGCGCGCGCCGAGGCCGCGGCGCTGCGGCTGGCGGCGGCGATGGGCCTGGACCCGGCGCACGTGGTGCACGCCAAGCCGATGGGGCCGGACTTCACGTTCTTCATCGTCTACGGCCGGGTCCGCCACCTGATCGACTACGCCGACATCCCCGAACCCGAGGGCCGCGCCTACCCGCTGCTGAGCGCCGCCGACGTCAACCTGGCCATCCGCCGCACCCTGGGCCGCCGCCTGGTGGTGGTCGGCGCGTGCATCGGCACCGACGCCCACACGGTCGGGATCGACGCGATCCTCAACGTCAAGGGCTTCGCCGGCGACAAGGGCCTGGAGTACTACCGCGAGATCCAGGTCATCAACATGGGTGCCCAGGTGCCGGTGGCCGAACTGGTGGAGCGCGCCGTCGCCGAGCACGCCGACGCCGTCCTGGTGTCGCAGGTCGTCACCCAGCGGGACGCGCACCTGCACAACACGCGGCAGATGGCCGAGGCGTTCGGCGCGGCGTTCCCCGACGCGCAAGGGCCCGGCAGGGGACGGCCGCTGCTGGTGGTCGGCGGGCCCCGCTTCGGCTCCCTCACCCCCGCCGAACTGGGGGTCGACGCGGTGTTCGGCAAGGGCACCACCCCCGGCGAGGTCGCCTCCTACCTGGTGCACGCCCTGCTGGAGACGCCATGA
- the kamD gene encoding lysine 5,6-aminomutase subunit alpha has translation MGKLGLDPDVVRRARRLAARAAEPIIDMARTHTTVSVERALLRLAGLSGADEGGTPWVNHLADAVRDQVGIEHGVALPVWDALVTGPHRTLRELAEAAAAGQAAFRIPEGADADAARTAAHRDAAAGIARIDARRAERDRLLRTVGDPPHPWIYLIVATGDIYEDIPQAQAAAREGADVIAVIRSTGQSLLDYVPEGATREGYAGTYATRENFRLMRAALDEVSAELGRYVRLTNYASGLCMPEIAVLAGLERLDMMLNDCMYGIVFRDINPRRTFIDQRFSRQIHARAGIVINTGEDNYLTTADAVDAAHTVIVSQLLNERFAHEAGLTDGLLGLGHAFEIDPALPDSFRLELAHAQLVRELFPAAPLKYMPPTRHMTGDIFAGYLLDAFFNLAAVMTGQSIILIGMMTEGIHTPWLSDRDLALQNVRYVRNACGRLAEDFTPRPDGFIAQRARRVLAESVDLLERICDDGLLAAIADGTFGVTRRPPDGGKGLDGVAERADGYYNPAIDILEGADPDLAGPAPAEVTA, from the coding sequence ATGGGCAAGCTCGGCCTGGACCCGGACGTGGTGCGGCGCGCGCGCAGACTGGCCGCGCGCGCCGCCGAGCCGATCATCGACATGGCACGCACCCACACCACCGTGTCGGTGGAACGGGCGCTGCTGCGGCTGGCCGGCCTGTCCGGCGCCGACGAGGGCGGGACCCCGTGGGTCAACCACCTCGCCGACGCCGTCCGCGACCAGGTCGGCATCGAGCACGGCGTGGCCCTGCCGGTGTGGGACGCGCTGGTCACCGGCCCGCACCGCACCCTGCGGGAACTGGCCGAGGCCGCCGCCGCGGGACAGGCGGCGTTCCGCATCCCGGAGGGGGCCGACGCCGACGCCGCCCGCACCGCCGCGCACCGGGACGCCGCCGCCGGGATCGCCCGGATCGACGCGCGCCGCGCCGAACGCGACCGGCTGCTGCGCACCGTGGGGGACCCGCCGCATCCGTGGATCTACCTGATCGTCGCGACCGGCGACATCTACGAGGACATCCCGCAGGCGCAGGCCGCCGCCCGCGAGGGCGCCGACGTCATCGCCGTGATCCGCTCCACCGGGCAGTCCCTGCTGGACTACGTGCCCGAGGGCGCCACCCGGGAGGGCTACGCCGGCACCTACGCCACCCGGGAGAACTTCCGGCTGATGCGCGCCGCCCTCGACGAGGTGTCGGCCGAGCTGGGCCGCTACGTGCGGCTGACCAACTACGCCTCGGGGCTGTGCATGCCGGAGATCGCGGTGCTGGCCGGGCTGGAACGGCTGGACATGATGCTCAACGACTGCATGTACGGCATCGTGTTCCGCGACATCAACCCCCGCCGCACCTTCATCGACCAGCGGTTCTCCCGGCAGATCCACGCCCGCGCCGGCATCGTGATCAACACCGGCGAGGACAACTACCTGACTACCGCCGACGCCGTCGACGCCGCCCACACCGTGATCGTCAGCCAGCTGCTCAACGAGCGGTTCGCCCACGAGGCGGGCCTGACCGACGGGCTGCTCGGCCTCGGGCACGCCTTCGAGATCGACCCGGCGCTGCCGGACTCGTTCCGGCTGGAGCTGGCGCACGCCCAGCTGGTGCGGGAGCTGTTCCCCGCCGCCCCGCTGAAGTACATGCCGCCGACCCGGCACATGACCGGCGACATCTTCGCCGGCTACCTGCTGGACGCGTTCTTCAACCTGGCCGCCGTGATGACCGGCCAGTCGATCATCCTGATCGGGATGATGACCGAGGGCATCCACACCCCCTGGCTGTCGGACCGGGACCTGGCGCTGCAGAACGTCCGGTACGTGCGCAACGCGTGCGGGCGGCTGGCCGAGGACTTCACGCCCCGCCCGGACGGGTTCATCGCGCAGCGCGCCCGCCGGGTGCTGGCCGAGTCGGTGGACCTGCTGGAACGCATCTGCGACGACGGGCTGCTGGCCGCGATCGCCGACGGCACGTTCGGCGTCACCCGCAGACCCCCGGACGGCGGCAAGGGCCTGGACGGGGTCGCCGAACGCGCCGACGGCTACTACAACCCCGCCATCGACATCCTCGAAGGCGCCGACCCGGACCTGGCCGGTCCCGCCCCGGCGGAGGTGACCGCATGA
- a CDS encoding alpha-amylase family protein, translating into MRLTRTSDLWWKNAVVYCLDVETFRDGDGDGCGDFRGLTQKIDHLERLGVTCIWLMPFYPSPDRDDGYDITDFYGVDPRLGTLGDFVEFVRTARDRGMRVIADLVVNHTSDRHPWFRDARASRDSRYRDWYVWADQPPADGPKGVVFPDKEDGLWQYDEHTGQYYLHRFYKHQPDLNVANPEVRDEIARIMGFWMELGLSGFRVDAVPFMLETSGQTDASRLPDPHDYLADLRSFLSRRNGEAILLGEVNLPYADTMPFYGGEDGEELTMCFDFVGMQKMYLALARRDARPLAKALTARPTPPKDGHWATFVRNHDELTLDQLSDAERQEVFEAFGPEPGMRLYGRGLRRRLPPMLGGDLKRLKMVYSLLFSLPGTPVLFYGEEIGMGEDPEAEGRQAVRTPMQWRPGRGAGFSEAEPSRFPARVVQGRYGPDHVSVAAQRRDPGSLLSWIRMLIERYRENPELAWGDFTVLDTGSESVLAHRCTYEGGTVVALHNFSADAVEVGLVLDGFDSSWSLTDLLGEGTTEIAPDGRAVIGLDGHGCRWLRPRPTGA; encoded by the coding sequence ATGAGACTGACCAGGACCTCGGACCTGTGGTGGAAGAACGCGGTCGTCTACTGCCTGGACGTCGAGACCTTCCGGGACGGCGACGGGGACGGCTGCGGCGACTTCCGCGGGCTGACCCAGAAGATCGACCACCTCGAACGGCTGGGCGTCACCTGCATCTGGCTGATGCCGTTCTACCCGTCGCCCGACCGCGACGACGGCTACGACATCACCGACTTCTACGGGGTGGATCCCCGGCTCGGCACGCTGGGCGACTTCGTGGAGTTCGTCCGTACCGCACGGGACCGCGGGATGCGGGTGATCGCCGACCTGGTGGTGAACCACACCTCCGACCGGCATCCCTGGTTCCGCGACGCCCGCGCGAGCCGGGACTCGCGGTACCGCGACTGGTACGTGTGGGCGGACCAGCCGCCCGCCGACGGGCCGAAGGGCGTGGTCTTCCCGGACAAGGAGGACGGCCTCTGGCAGTACGACGAGCACACGGGGCAGTACTACCTGCACCGCTTCTACAAGCACCAGCCGGACCTCAACGTCGCCAACCCCGAGGTGCGCGACGAGATCGCCCGGATCATGGGCTTCTGGATGGAACTGGGCCTGTCGGGCTTCCGGGTCGACGCCGTCCCGTTCATGCTGGAGACCAGCGGGCAGACCGACGCGTCACGGCTGCCCGACCCGCACGACTACCTGGCCGACCTGCGCTCCTTCCTGTCCCGCCGCAACGGCGAGGCGATCCTGCTCGGCGAGGTCAACCTGCCCTACGCCGACACGATGCCCTTCTACGGCGGCGAGGACGGCGAGGAGCTGACGATGTGCTTCGACTTCGTCGGTATGCAGAAGATGTACCTGGCGCTGGCCCGCCGGGACGCCCGGCCGCTGGCCAAGGCCCTGACGGCACGGCCCACGCCGCCCAAGGACGGGCACTGGGCCACGTTCGTTCGCAACCATGACGAGCTGACGCTGGACCAGCTGTCCGACGCCGAACGCCAGGAGGTCTTCGAGGCGTTCGGTCCCGAGCCGGGCATGCGCCTGTACGGGCGGGGGCTGCGCCGGCGCCTGCCGCCGATGCTGGGCGGCGACCTCAAGCGGCTGAAGATGGTCTACAGCCTGCTGTTCTCCCTGCCCGGCACCCCGGTGCTGTTCTACGGCGAGGAGATCGGGATGGGCGAGGACCCGGAGGCCGAGGGCAGGCAGGCGGTCCGCACGCCCATGCAGTGGCGGCCCGGACGCGGGGCGGGCTTTTCGGAGGCGGAGCCGTCGCGGTTCCCGGCGAGGGTGGTGCAGGGCCGGTACGGGCCGGATCATGTCAGCGTGGCGGCCCAGCGGCGGGACCCCGGCTCGCTGCTGTCGTGGATCCGGATGCTCATCGAGCGCTACCGGGAGAACCCGGAGCTGGCCTGGGGCGACTTCACCGTCCTCGACACCGGGTCGGAGTCCGTGCTGGCGCACCGGTGCACCTACGAGGGCGGCACCGTCGTGGCGCTGCACAACTTCTCCGCGGACGCCGTCGAAGTCGGTCTCGTGCTGGACGGGTTCGACTCATCCTGGTCGCTGACCGACCTGCTGGGGGAGGGCACCACCGAGATCGCCCCGGACGGCCGCGCCGTGATCGGCCTGGACGGACACGGCTGCCGCTGGCTGCGTCCCCGCCCCACCGGCGCCTGA
- a CDS encoding TIGR03885 family FMN-dependent LLM class oxidoreductase has protein sequence MTGYGIHASHEQIAPGALLAAVVRAEEAGFTAAMSSDHFSPWSARQGQSAFAWSWLGAALQATGLPFGVVNAPGQRYHPAIIAQAIGTLAAMYPGRFWAALGSGEASNEHITGEPWPRKDVRNARLRECVDIIRALLEGQEVSHDGLVTVDRARLWTRPESVPPLFGAAVSEATARWCAEWADGLITVNAPLPTLRRIAGAYRDTGGRGPLALQVHLSWAPDEEEAAAIAHDQWRSNVFAPPVCWDLEMTDHFDMVSEHVTPAQVAQVVNVSADLGRHAAWLHEYAELGFERIYLHHVGQDLGPFIDAFGAKVLPQLTGDHTP, from the coding sequence ATGACCGGCTACGGAATCCACGCCTCCCACGAGCAGATCGCACCCGGGGCGCTCCTGGCGGCCGTGGTCCGCGCGGAGGAGGCCGGCTTCACGGCGGCGATGTCCTCGGACCACTTCTCGCCGTGGAGCGCCCGCCAGGGCCAGTCGGCGTTCGCCTGGTCGTGGCTGGGAGCGGCGCTCCAGGCCACCGGGCTGCCGTTCGGCGTGGTCAACGCGCCCGGGCAGCGGTACCACCCCGCCATCATCGCGCAGGCCATCGGGACGCTGGCGGCGATGTACCCCGGCCGGTTCTGGGCGGCGCTGGGCAGCGGCGAGGCCAGCAACGAGCACATCACCGGGGAGCCGTGGCCCCGCAAGGACGTCCGCAACGCGCGGCTGCGCGAGTGCGTCGACATCATCCGGGCGCTCCTGGAAGGCCAGGAGGTCAGCCACGACGGGCTGGTCACCGTGGACCGGGCCCGGCTGTGGACCCGCCCCGAGAGCGTGCCGCCGCTGTTCGGCGCGGCGGTCAGCGAGGCCACCGCCCGCTGGTGCGCCGAATGGGCCGACGGCCTGATCACCGTCAACGCCCCCCTGCCCACGCTGCGCAGGATCGCCGGCGCCTACCGCGACACCGGCGGACGCGGCCCGCTGGCCCTCCAGGTCCACCTGAGCTGGGCACCGGACGAGGAGGAGGCCGCCGCCATCGCGCACGACCAGTGGCGCAGCAACGTGTTCGCCCCGCCCGTCTGCTGGGACCTGGAGATGACCGACCACTTCGACATGGTGTCCGAGCACGTCACCCCGGCGCAGGTCGCCCAGGTCGTCAACGTCTCGGCCGACCTGGGCAGGCACGCCGCCTGGCTGCACGAGTACGCCGAACTCGGCTTCGAACGCATCTACCTGCACCACGTCGGACAGGACCTCGGCCCGTTCATCGACGCCTTCGGCGCCAAGGTGCTGCCCCAGCTCACCGGGGACCACACGCCATGA